One window of Oxyura jamaicensis isolate SHBP4307 breed ruddy duck chromosome 5 unlocalized genomic scaffold, BPBGC_Ojam_1.0 oxy5_random_OJ106505, whole genome shotgun sequence genomic DNA carries:
- the LOC118157394 gene encoding LOW QUALITY PROTEIN: macrophage-expressed gene 1 protein-like (The sequence of the model RefSeq protein was modified relative to this genomic sequence to represent the inferred CDS: deleted 1 base in 1 codon) → MAWVLRVVVLTWALAAVSRGAELSQELLPSSGLQDCKKNLKVPSLEVLPGGGWDNLRNLDMGRVINLGYSLCKTTEDGSYIIPDEIFTIPRKHSNLDINSEIIESWRNYQSITSSSINLELSLFSAINGKFSYDFHQTKTHQVQDQAFTTRVQVRNLVYTVKIDPGAGLDKSFKKQLMVIASHLENNQTRMADFLSEVLVLNYGTHTITSVDAGASLVQEDQIKTTFLKDSWAMKNAITASAGIAFHSIINMKAEGSQDTSSSFTKQYLENRTNSRVESVGGSPFYPGITLKTWQEGISNQLVAIDRSGLPLYFFISPSTLPELPTPTVKKLAKRVEAAIRRYYTFNTYPGCTDATSPNFNFHANADDGSCEGTMTNFTFGGVFQECTGLSGPDTGALCHALEQKNPLTGDFSCPTAYTPVLLGMQEREEGHSHLECHNKCTLVIFCHRVCQDVFWLSRVQFRAYWCAATGTVPQDSGYLFGGLFSSHSANPLTGAQSCPSGYFQLKLFDDLRVCVSQDYESSIQYAVPFGGFFSCQAGNPLGGQHHGTAEDPYTKRCPAGFSQHLALISDSCQVDYCVQAGVFTGGSLPPARLPPFTRPPANLPATDTVLVSSGDGESAWVRDEQSHVWRPAQPAEIQHAAEMVRGRRLTGGEVAGVTAAVVVGLATLLAMVSYGRWRYRMRGYRAMGEGDSLPVGSPEDSAVVSVGDGYQQETEGLTA, encoded by the exons ATGGCCTGGGTGCTGAGGGTGGTCGTCCTCACCTGGGCGCTGGCAGCTGTGAGTAGAGGGGCCGAGCTGTCCCAGGAGCTGTTGCCCTCTTCAGGGCTTCAGGACTGCAAGAAGAACTTGAAGGTCCCGAGTCTGGAAGTCCTCCCTGGTGGGGGCTGGGATAACCTGAGGAATTTGGATATGGGCAGAGTCATCAACCTGGGCTACTCGCTGTGCAAGACCACTGAAGACGGGTCCTACATCATCCCAGATGAGATCTTCACCATCCCTCGCAAGCACAGCAACCTGGACATCAACTCTGAGATCATCGAGTCCTGGAGGAATTACCAAAGCATCACCTCTTCCTCCATCAACCTGGAGCTGTCCCTCTTCTCCGCCATCAACGGCAAGTTCTCTTACGACTTCCACCAGACCAAGACCCACCAAGTACAGGACCAGGCTTTCACCACCCGAGTACAAGTCAGGAACCTGGTTTACACCGTCAAGATTGACCCAGGAGCAGGTCTGGACAAGAGCTTCAAGAAGCAGCTGATGGTGATTGCCAGCCACCTGGAGAACAACCAGACACGGATGGCTGATTTTCTGTCTGAAGTGCTGGTGCTCAACTACGGCACCCACACCATCACCTCTGTGGATGCTGGAGCCAGCTTGGTCCAGGAAGATCAGATCAAAACAACCTTCCTGAAGGATAGCTGGGCCATGAAGAATGCCATCACGGCCTCGGCCGGCATAGCCTTCCACAGCATCATCAATATGAAAGCCGAAGGCTCCCAGGACACCAGCTCCTCCTTCACCAAGCAGTACCTGGAGAACCGTACCAACTCCAGGGTGGAGAGTGTTGGTGGGAGCCCCTTTTACCCAGGCATCACCCTCAAGACGTGGCAGGAGGGGATTAGCAACCAGCTGGTGGCCATCGACCGCTCGGGGCTGCCCCTGTACTTCTTCatcagccccagcaccctgccagaGCTGCCCACCCCCACGGTGAAGAAGCTGGCCAAGCGAGTGGAGGCGGCCATCCGCCGCTACTACACCTTCAACACCTACCCCGGCTGCACCGATGCCACCTCACCCAACTTCAACTTCCACGCCAATGCTGACGATGGCTCCTGCGAGGGGACCATGACCAACTTCACCTTCGGGGGAGTCTTCCAAGAGTGTACCGGGCTTTCCGGCCCTGACACTGGTGCTCTGTGCCACGCGCTGGAGCAGAAGAACCCCCTCACGGGGGATTTCTCCTGCCCCACTGCCTACACACCGGTGCTGCTGGGCATGCAGGAGCGGGAGGAAGGCCACAGCCACCTGGAGTGCCACAACAAGTGCACCCTGGTCATCTTCTGCCACCGCGTGTGCCAGGATGTCTTCTGGCTCTCCCGGGTTCAATTCAGAGCCTACTGGTGTGCTGCGACGGGCACGGTGCCCCAGGACTCAGGCTACCTCTTCGGGGGGCTGTTCAGCAGCCACAGTGCCAACCCCCTCACTGGCGCCCAGTCCTGCCCCTCGGGGTACTTCCAGCTGAAGCTCTTCGACGACCTCAGGGTGTGCGTGAGCCAGGATTACGAGAGCAGCATCCAGTACGCCGTGCCCTTTGGGGGCTTCTTCAGCTGCCAGGCGGGGAACCCCCTGGGGGGGCAGCACCACGGCACCGCCGAAGACCCCTACACCAAGCGCTGCCCCGCGGGCTTCAGCCAGCACTTGGCGCTGATCAGCGACAGCTGCCAGGTGGATTACTGCGTCCAGGCCGGCGTCTTCACGGGGGGCTCGCTGCCCCCCGCTCGCCTGCCGCCCTTCACCCGCCCCCCCGCCAACCTGCCAGCCACCGACACCGTGCTGGTGAGCAGCGGGGATGGGGAGAGCGCCTGGGTGAGGGACGAGCAGAGCCACGTGTGGCGGCCGGCACAGCCCGCCGAGATCCAGCACGCAGCCGAGATGGTGAGGGGCCGGCGGCTGACG GGGGGCGAGGTGGCTGGCGTGACCGCGGCGGTGGTCGTGGGGCTGGCCACCCTCCTGGCCATGGTCAGCTACGGCCGCTGGAGGTACAGGATGAGGGGGTACCGGGCAATGGGGGAAGGGGACAGCCTGCCCGTGGGGAGCCCGGAGGACAGCGCTGTGGTGAGCGTGGGTGACGGGTACCAGCAAGAGACAGAGGGGCTCACGGCATGA